A genomic region of Phragmites australis chromosome 2, lpPhrAust1.1, whole genome shotgun sequence contains the following coding sequences:
- the LOC133909879 gene encoding outer envelope pore protein 16-2, chloroplastic-like: MGSRLDTRTLKDEVASMDRPWLLDLGHPLLSRVADSFIRAAGVGAARAVSREAYFVTVEGLSGGDTAGLDASGPKRSHFSSIRGDDGQKSLDAVVKSAGKEAFQWGLAAGVHSGITYGLREARGCHDWKNSAVAGAIAGVAVALTGDAGGHSDKIVHFAITGAALSSAASLLSGIF, encoded by the exons ATGGGCAGCAGGCTGGACACGCGGACGCTGAAGGACGAGGTGGCGAGCATGGACAGGCCGTGGCTGCTGGACCTCGGCCACCCGCTCCTCAGCCGCGTCGCCGACAGCTTCATCCGCGCCGCCGGTGTCGGGGCCGCCCGGGCCGTCTCGCGCGAGGCATACTTCGTCACCGTCGAAG GGCTTTCAGGAGGTGACACGGCTGGGCTGGATGCCAGCGGCCCGAAGAGGAGCCATTTCTCCAGCATCAGAG GGGATGATGGCCAGAAGTCGCTTGACGCAGTG GTCAAATCGGCTGGCAAGGAGGCTTTCCAGTGGG GATTGGCAGCCGGGGTTCACTCTGGGATAACGTACGGCCTACGGGAGGCTAGAGGATGCCATGACTGG AAGAACAGCGCGGTCGCAGGTGCGATTGCCGGCGTGGCGGTGGCGCTGACGGGGGACGCCGGCGGGCACTCCGATAAGATCGTCCATTTCGCCATCACCGGCGCCGCGCTCTCCAGTGCCGCGAGCCTGCTCTCCGGCATATTCTGA